The Strix aluco isolate bStrAlu1 chromosome 29, bStrAlu1.hap1, whole genome shotgun sequence nucleotide sequence TCCGACACACGTGTGGGTGGTTCCATGTGTGCTCCGGGGTGGGCTGCGGTCGGGGCTGCACCGTGGGTGTCCTGCCCCggcagggtggggggtgctggggggtgcaggaCGCCGTGGGGCcggctgggagctgcagggaggggttgggggggggagggcCCATCACCCACCCCCCGGGGTCGTGACTCAGCTCGGCCTGACACACTCATCACACGGGTGGCTGCGCGGCGCAGGCGCGGTGTGGCCTCCCCGGTGACACCGGGGGCAGGAATGGTGACGCTGGTGCCGGGCTGGGGGTCACCGGGGCCTCGTGACCCGCTGCCTCACCAGTGAAATGAGTTTCAGGGAGGCTCAGCCTGGCCTCCGGCCCTTTCCCTCCCGCCTTTCCCTGGGTGCTCCCAGGGTGCCGCTGTGTGTGTCCCCCGTTCCCCCCCCGCCGTGTTCCCCCCCCCACTTTGGTGGGTGCAGCCTGGGGGGGGCTGATGGCTACGGGCCGACCTCACCCTCCCCGCTGCGGCCGGCTTGTCCCCCCCTGGGGGCTggggccccatcctgcccccccacTGAACCAGCCCCATCacccctcccctcagcccccagctCCGAGCTGAGACCTGACAGCTCATTGCAGCTGTGGCCGGGCAGACCCGGTGGGCCAGGCTGGGTGGTCCTTtgctgtgtgtcccccccgccaCTGCAGCTGCAGGGTGGGGGCCATGGTTTGGGGCACCCAGCCCAACCCCACGCCCTGGAGGGGGGGTATGACCCTCAGCGAGGGTCTGCCTGGTCCCGTGGGACCCCTGGGTGacatttggggtgggggggggtcacCCACTCCCACGGCTCCAGCGACGTGGTGCTGCGGGTGGGAGgaaggcgggggaggggggggggggctgggctgggtcCCCACCTGCCTTGGTGGCCTCAGCCAGGGCTGTCACACGCCACTGTCCcttcgtgcctcagtttccaccccccccccccaccagtcAAACCCCAAAGGGAGGGCGCAAGGGCACGTCCCCAAGGCACCCTGGGACAGTCGCTGTGTCCCCAGGCAGGCAGGACACCGTGTCCTCCCGGCCGAGTCCCGTGTCCCTCCCAGCAGCCCGGTGCCGGCCACGGGGCTGGCGAGCTCCTGCAGGACGGGGTGTCCCCGGCCACGCGGCTCGGCCGGGGCAAAGCCAGGACCGTGACACTGTGACACCAGCGCCCGGGGATGTCACATGTGCCACGTGTGTGCGTGTGAACTGGGGCGGGGGTGCTCAGGTCGGGGCCTGAGCTGGGCCCCGGcttgcacacacgtgtgcacacacacacacacacacacacacacacacacccctgtgCCCAGGCCCCCCGGAAGGGACCTGGGGACCCCCCCGCTGCCGGTGGAGGGGGACACCCCACACCCCACCATGGCGGGAGGGTGGCGGGGAGCAGCCACAGCACCCACATGTTGCTGCCtcggtgtccccagagccttcggGCTCCATCatcccccccccgtgtccccacaaTCAGGCACCCACttggctggggcggggggggggggtggtttcTGTGAAGAACCCAGGAGTGCGGGCACCCatctgggggtgggggtgtcccacGGGGGTGGGGGATTCCTGCACCGCAGCAGCGGGAcagcctgggggtggggggggggggtttcctGGCCCCGGTGGGGCTCAGCCCACGGGGGGGCGTTCCCGGTTCCCACGGCCGGGGAGTGGCGGtttcgcggggggggggggggggggggggaagaggaacCTAAAACCCCCTGCTCAGCCCCCACCCTGGGTAACCACGGagtgtgggggggggaaatgctACCTCAGCTTCCCACAGCCCACACGGGGGGGTCCCAGCCGCGGGTGTTTTTCATGGACAGACTCTTTttttgaagggggggggggtttggtCCTTCCCCAGGCAGCGTGGGGGGTCCTGCAGGGATGGGAAATGCCCCCCCCGTGCGCAGCAGCAGAGCCGCAGGACGGGGTGGGGAGCAGGGCCGGTGCCAAGGGCGAGGGGGGGGCCCCTCCCCACCCCGAAACCCGCTGATCCCGCTCCCCGTGGGAACGGCTCCGGCCGCAGAGGAAGGCAGACAGCGCTCAGTTTAAacattttattgcaaatattttttttttttctcttaaatcagtATAAGAATAGACTCTGGACTAGATTCAGATCAGGGTCTCCAAGTGGCTTGAGTGCAAAAACTGAAACTGGTGTTGCAGGTCCATCAACGCAGACGATAATTTATCCCTcggaaaaaaaagcagttctgctgcaaaaaaaatccGTCCCGCTGCAGTCCTCGCCTCCCTCGAGTCACagatgccaaaaaagaaaaaccaaaccagcctCCGTCTCCTCCCCGCGCTCCGCAGACGCCCGTCCCGGGGCTCCTCGACACAGTCCCACGGTCCCCGTGGCCGAGCACAACTCCTGGGCACGGCTCCGGTGTGCTGCGGCCAGCGTCCCACCGGGCTACCGGCCCGGCCACCGCTCGCCTCCTTCCCACGCCCACCGGTGCGGCCGggctgctcctctctcctctccggttaaaaagaaaaataaaatcggtgggtgttttgggtttgtggtttttttgaactggccatttctcctccttcttcttgctgttttatttttatttttttttttttccttctttcaggtAGAGCCGGGATCAGCCGGCACCGGCTCAACGCTCCTGCAGACAGACGTAGGGCACCCACTGGTTCTTGTCGCGGCTCTCGGCGCAGTAACTGGCCACCTCCGCCAACCCTTGGCTCTTCCAAGCGTCCGTGTGCGGGTTCTGGGGAGCAGAAACACGACGTTTAGCGCCGCCGTCGCCCCCGACACGTGGccctgagtgtgtgtgtgtgtccccccccccaccccgtccccacCCCATCCTCGGGGCGATGCCCGACGTGAATCACGGGGTGCATCACCGCCCCGCTCACCGTGACTAAGAGGCAGTGGAGGTCGCGGGGCTCGGCGCCGGGCTCGGGCTCGCCCAGGATGGTGGCCAAGCGCTGCATGCCCGAGACGCGCAGGATGTGGATGTCGTTGTCGCAGCAGAAGGCCTGGATGAGGGTGAAGTGGATCTGGAGAGCGATGTCACCTTCGTCCTCCTCGTCGGTGGCCAGCAGGCACAGCACCACGCTGTCGGGGTCCCTGTGGGCGCGTCAGGCGTTAAGTCTCACGCCCGTGAGACGCTGTCACCCCaggtcacccccccccccccccccccagcgagGAGCTAAAGGATGGGGGACAATTCCACCCCCCCGCAGCGCTGGGGTTGCTCCAAGCAgcgccccccccccaacccctttGCAAAGAGCCACCTCTCTCAGAGTGACCACCCTCTCCTCACCACGGTGCAACCGAGGTTGCCCAAACCCCCCCCCACTCGCCTTGCACCACCCCTGCGAGCCCCCCCCGGGCTACTCACACGTTCATCAGCTTGGCGGACTCGTAGACCCCCACCGTGAGCCGGTCCTGGCGCTGCGCCGCCACCAGCACCCGCTCCACCGCCTCGCTCACCGCCTGCATCCTgcgggagagggaggagggagccggtgagcagcggcggcggcgagaacggacccccccggcccccccggccgaGCCCCGGGACCGCCGCACTTACTTGCTGCTGTCGCAGGGCACCAGCTCCTCCAAGGTCATGGTGCAATTGTAAATCCGGGGCGGGCGCCCAGAGGCCGCGGGTGGAAAGCGGagtgaaaaatcaaaatcaaaaaaaaaaaaaaaaggcaaatcccAAGAGCGGTAAATCCCGAGCGCGGTGTCGGTGTCGCCGCGGTTCCGTCGCGATCGCTCGTCCCgtccggccgccgccgctgcgcgaTCGCTCTGATCCGCTGCGCGCCCGGCGCCGCCTCTTATAGGCTCCCGCAGCGGGGGCGGGGCCTGACGCGATGCCCCGCCCCTCTTCGCCCATTGGCCGGTTCGGCACAAAGGGATCGGAGGGCGGCGCGGGGATTGGGCGCCGCTGGTGGGTCCCACGTGGGGGCGAGAGCGCGTGGGGGAACCCCCGCCCcgaaacttccccccccccccccaaaccggGACCGAGAGGG carries:
- the GADD45B gene encoding growth arrest and DNA damage-inducible protein GADD45 beta, with translation MTLEELVPCDSSKMQAVSEAVERVLVAAQRQDRLTVGVYESAKLMNVDPDSVVLCLLATDEEDEGDIALQIHFTLIQAFCCDNDIHILRVSGMQRLATILGEPEPGAEPRDLHCLLVTNPHTDAWKSQGLAEVASYCAESRDKNQWVPYVCLQER